Proteins encoded within one genomic window of Paenarthrobacter sp. JL.01a:
- a CDS encoding inorganic phosphate transporter, which translates to MTIAVLVLVVALASGFAFLNGFRDVSNAVALSTRTRALTPSVAVLLAAVFNFVGAMLSGTFVLAFTQSWITLPQGTGGLTMLASALAASILWGVYAWWRGIPLSSTNSLVGGLIGAGGASILVGGNSLGGVDGIVLTQVVLPLVLSPLIAFGAAYLLVWPVTWAARYTQPNVVNRRFRRAQAVSSAAVAFGHGLQDGQRTAAVIFLAVVAAGLSGGDELPLWILLLTAAMLTAGTLLGGWRISHTLGHKLIRVDPLRGFVAQTLTSVMLFVGAIGFQLPLSTTHTLTASVLGGGINQRFHTVNRRLVRRILMFWVATPLITAAAAFILELAFSPLTRL; encoded by the coding sequence GTGACCATCGCCGTCCTGGTCCTGGTAGTTGCTTTGGCCTCGGGTTTTGCATTCCTGAACGGCTTCCGGGATGTCTCCAACGCCGTCGCGCTTTCAACGCGAACCCGAGCCCTCACGCCATCGGTCGCCGTGCTCCTGGCTGCTGTCTTCAACTTTGTGGGCGCCATGCTCAGCGGGACGTTCGTCCTGGCCTTCACGCAATCCTGGATCACACTGCCCCAGGGCACCGGGGGCCTCACCATGCTCGCCTCAGCCTTGGCGGCTTCCATACTGTGGGGAGTTTATGCGTGGTGGCGGGGCATTCCCTTGTCCTCCACGAACTCGTTGGTGGGTGGGCTCATAGGTGCGGGCGGCGCCAGCATCCTGGTGGGTGGAAACTCCCTCGGTGGCGTGGACGGCATCGTTCTCACCCAGGTGGTGCTGCCGCTGGTGCTTTCCCCGTTGATAGCTTTCGGCGCGGCGTATTTGCTGGTGTGGCCAGTGACGTGGGCCGCCCGCTACACCCAGCCGAATGTGGTGAACAGGCGCTTCCGGCGGGCCCAGGCCGTGTCCAGTGCGGCTGTCGCGTTCGGTCATGGCCTGCAGGACGGCCAGCGCACAGCAGCGGTCATTTTCCTGGCCGTTGTGGCCGCCGGGTTGTCAGGCGGTGACGAGCTACCCCTATGGATTCTGCTGCTCACGGCCGCCATGCTCACGGCGGGAACATTGCTGGGTGGCTGGAGAATCTCCCACACCCTGGGGCACAAACTGATCCGGGTGGATCCGTTACGGGGATTCGTGGCCCAGACCCTGACGTCCGTCATGCTGTTTGTGGGTGCAATTGGTTTCCAGCTGCCGCTCTCCACTACGCACACGCTCACAGCGTCCGTACTGGGCGGGGGCATCAACCAGCGGTTCCACACCGTGAACCGGCGCCTCGTTCGGAGGATCCTGATGTTCTGGGTAGCCACCCCGCTGATCACTGCGGCCGCGGCGTTCATCCTGGAACTCGCGTTCTCCCCCCTCACCCGCCTATAA
- the pstC gene encoding phosphate ABC transporter permease subunit PstC, with the protein MTTNSLTTSRGAGRAGDKVFSGAAMAAGCLILAVLFGVALFLVVQAIPALTAAPADIQGGHGFFAYIAPIVVGTLIAAVIALVIATPVAIGVALFISHYAPRRLAAGLGYVVDLLAAIPSVVYGAWGAAFLAKEISPAYDWLANNLGWIPIFQGPASATGKTILTAGIVLSVMVLPIITSLSREIFLQTPKLHEEAALALGATRWEMIKMAVLPFGRPGIISAVMLGLGRALGETMAVALVLSSGVLTASLIQSGNQTIAAEIALNFPEASGLKVNTLIAAGLVLFVITLGVNMIARWIITKHKEFSGAN; encoded by the coding sequence GTGACCACCAACTCCCTGACAACCTCCCGAGGCGCAGGACGCGCCGGGGACAAGGTTTTCTCCGGGGCCGCCATGGCCGCAGGGTGCCTTATTCTCGCGGTCCTCTTCGGAGTCGCGTTGTTCCTCGTAGTGCAGGCCATCCCGGCCCTCACCGCCGCGCCCGCCGACATCCAAGGCGGACACGGCTTCTTCGCCTACATTGCTCCGATCGTGGTGGGCACCCTGATCGCCGCCGTGATCGCACTGGTTATCGCAACGCCAGTGGCCATCGGCGTGGCCCTGTTCATCTCGCACTACGCACCGCGCCGGCTCGCCGCCGGACTCGGTTACGTGGTGGACCTCCTGGCCGCCATCCCCTCCGTTGTCTACGGTGCGTGGGGTGCGGCTTTCCTGGCCAAGGAAATTTCCCCGGCCTACGACTGGCTGGCCAACAACCTCGGATGGATCCCGATCTTCCAGGGGCCGGCCTCCGCCACCGGAAAGACCATCCTCACTGCGGGCATCGTCCTGTCAGTCATGGTCCTGCCCATCATCACCTCCCTGTCCCGCGAAATCTTCCTGCAGACCCCCAAGCTGCACGAAGAAGCCGCGCTGGCACTGGGAGCCACCCGTTGGGAAATGATCAAAATGGCAGTGCTGCCCTTTGGCCGTCCCGGCATCATCAGCGCCGTCATGCTTGGCCTGGGCCGCGCGCTCGGAGAAACCATGGCCGTGGCCCTGGTGCTGTCCTCCGGCGTCCTCACCGCCAGCCTGATCCAGTCCGGCAACCAGACCATTGCCGCGGAAATCGCCCTGAACTTCCCTGAAGCCAGTGGCCTGAAGGTGAACACTCTGATCGCCGCCGGCCTGGTGCTGTTCGTCATCACCCTTGGCGTGAACATGATCGCCCGCTGGATCATCACCAAGCACAAAGAATTCTCGGGAGCCAACTAA
- a CDS encoding LacI family DNA-binding transcriptional regulator, protein MAVTMNDVAKAAGVSLKTVSNVINNYEFIRPTTRQRVLDAIEELGYETNLTARSLRSGKTNMLGLVLADLSIPYYAELASDIMKAAWRRGYRVLVEQSGNEAGHEKAAIQGQFRSLTDGLLFIPLALGAEEIIQAAGTKPLVLLGEYVQDPRLDMVLIQNQEAAAAITTHLLAGGRRRIAVLGAADGDTTGSAGLRLSGYKAALADAGVEYDPTLLVRCEWRRDGGAGAIARLLDSGAEFDAVFGLNDALALGALHELLVRGKKVPQEIAVAGFDDIEEARFASPSLTTVAPGRAEIAERAVELLIERIESDQETSGVRQPEAAFEVRVRDSAP, encoded by the coding sequence ATGGCCGTCACCATGAACGACGTCGCGAAAGCCGCAGGGGTTTCGTTGAAGACAGTTTCCAATGTCATCAACAACTACGAATTCATCCGGCCAACCACGCGGCAACGTGTCCTGGACGCCATCGAGGAGCTTGGCTATGAGACCAACCTCACGGCCCGCAGTCTCCGGTCCGGGAAGACCAACATGCTGGGCCTCGTCCTGGCCGACCTTTCCATCCCCTATTACGCGGAGCTGGCGTCCGACATCATGAAAGCAGCCTGGCGTCGCGGCTACCGGGTCCTCGTGGAACAGTCCGGCAACGAGGCAGGACACGAGAAGGCAGCAATCCAGGGCCAATTCCGCAGCCTCACCGACGGCCTTCTTTTCATTCCCCTGGCCCTTGGTGCCGAGGAGATTATCCAGGCGGCGGGCACCAAGCCGTTGGTCCTCCTGGGGGAATATGTGCAGGACCCGCGCTTGGACATGGTCCTCATCCAGAACCAGGAAGCCGCCGCCGCCATCACCACCCACCTGCTGGCGGGTGGCCGCCGTCGTATAGCTGTCCTGGGGGCGGCCGACGGCGACACAACAGGCAGCGCCGGCCTGCGGCTCAGCGGGTACAAGGCTGCGCTCGCGGACGCCGGCGTTGAGTACGACCCCACCTTGCTGGTGCGGTGTGAGTGGCGACGAGATGGGGGAGCAGGGGCCATCGCCAGGCTGTTGGACAGTGGCGCAGAGTTTGACGCCGTGTTCGGCCTCAACGACGCCTTGGCCCTGGGAGCTCTTCACGAGCTCCTGGTCCGTGGAAAGAAGGTGCCGCAGGAGATCGCCGTGGCCGGTTTCGACGACATTGAGGAGGCGCGGTTCGCGTCGCCGTCGCTGACCACCGTGGCGCCGGGGCGGGCGGAAATTGCCGAGCGCGCCGTCGAACTCCTGATCGAGAGGATCGAAAGCGACCAGGAAACCTCCGGGGTCCGCCAGCCGGAAGCCGCCTTCGAGGTGAGGGTCCGGGATTCCGCGCCTTAG
- a CDS encoding DUF47 domain-containing protein yields MKLRLFPQEPAGLVLLAQMAGVIVAATGTLSEILGAPASEHERLAEELHEHESKSLDLHFALLTHMRTSFVNPLPREDMYTLSRHLNEAMEKLDAAGDLVAIYKLDRLPKRAADQLEIISRQAELTVDAMRKLEDLDELEDYWIEILRLAKRAERTHRIWVAEMLKDMKSTQYARHRDIANQLVEVTKDMRKVATQVGSIIVKES; encoded by the coding sequence ATGAAGCTGCGCCTTTTCCCCCAGGAACCTGCCGGGCTCGTACTGCTGGCACAGATGGCCGGCGTCATAGTGGCCGCCACCGGAACGCTCTCCGAAATTCTTGGCGCCCCTGCCAGCGAGCACGAACGGCTCGCAGAAGAGCTCCACGAGCACGAGTCCAAGTCGCTGGACCTGCACTTCGCCCTCCTGACGCATATGCGCACCAGTTTCGTGAACCCCCTCCCCCGCGAGGACATGTACACCCTCTCCCGGCACCTCAACGAGGCCATGGAGAAGCTGGATGCCGCCGGTGACCTCGTGGCGATCTACAAGCTGGACCGGCTCCCCAAACGTGCGGCCGACCAGCTGGAGATCATCAGCCGCCAGGCCGAGCTGACGGTGGACGCCATGCGGAAACTCGAAGACCTCGACGAGCTGGAGGACTACTGGATCGAGATACTCCGCCTGGCGAAGCGTGCCGAGCGCACCCACCGGATCTGGGTAGCGGAGATGCTCAAGGACATGAAGTCGACACAGTACGCACGGCACCGGGACATCGCCAACCAGTTGGTGGAAGTAACCAAGGACATGCGGAAGGTCGCCACGCAGGTAGGCAGCATCATCGTCAAGGAATCATGA
- a CDS encoding class I SAM-dependent methyltransferase codes for MRSHTVRAAYAARAAEYTRLFGSISSMHPSDRALVREWAGELDGKVIDAGCGPGQWASFLHSLGTDVEGVDLVPEFIATARENYPDIHFSLGSLEQLSTPYGSLAGILAWYSVIHTPPEDLGAVFTEFARRLRPGGSLLLGFFEADAVEEIPARRNARLLLACGGDVRPVGACRFRPGQRGLADGSRSPPPCGGRGSTSVRLSGGPDALQRFSNFDGFSTKITE; via the coding sequence ATGCGATCGCACACCGTTCGTGCCGCCTACGCTGCCCGGGCTGCCGAGTACACGCGCCTTTTCGGGTCCATCAGCAGCATGCATCCTTCCGACAGGGCACTGGTCCGGGAATGGGCCGGCGAACTCGATGGAAAGGTCATCGATGCCGGCTGCGGCCCGGGGCAGTGGGCTAGCTTCCTTCACTCGCTGGGCACTGACGTCGAGGGGGTGGACCTGGTTCCGGAGTTCATCGCCACCGCCCGGGAGAACTACCCGGACATACATTTCTCCTTGGGTTCCCTGGAACAGCTGTCGACGCCGTACGGCTCGCTGGCAGGAATTCTCGCGTGGTACTCGGTGATCCACACGCCGCCGGAGGATCTGGGTGCGGTGTTTACCGAATTCGCCCGACGCCTCAGGCCAGGAGGGAGTCTGCTGCTCGGTTTCTTCGAAGCCGACGCGGTGGAGGAAATTCCCGCACGCCGTAATGCCCGCCTACTTTTGGCCTGCGGAGGAGATGTCCGCCCGGTTGGAGCGTGCAGGTTTCGCCCTGGTCAGCGCGGACTCGCGGACGGATCCCGGAGTCCGCCCCCATGCGGCGGTCGTGGCAGCACGTCGGTAAGACTTTCCGGAGGCCCCGATGCGCTTCAACGGTTTAGTAACTTTGATGGATTTTCAACTAAAATCACCGAATGA
- a CDS encoding alpha-N-arabinofuranosidase — protein MGAQNNTAKITIDPAFVIGPVRRKTFGAFVEHLGRCVYTGIFEPEHPKADEDGFRTDVLELTKELGVSTVRYPGGNFVSGYRWEDGVGPKENRPTRLDLAWHSSDPNLVGVDEFAKWSVNAGVEPMMAVNLGTRGTQEALDLLEYSNIKGGTALSEQRKANGAVEPHNITMWCLGNEMDGFWQIGHKTATEYGRLAAETARAMRMVNPDLELVACGSSGPNIPTFGEWERVVLNETYELVDLISAHQYFEDFGDLQEHLSAGHRMEAFIKDIVSHIDHVKSATKSGKQVNISFDEWNVWHMTRDESKTPTGDDWPVAPVLLEDRYTVADAVVVGDLLITLLRHTDRVHSASLAQLVNVIAPIMTEPGGRAWKQTTFHPFALTSQHASGAVLNLAVESPQLDSEKTAGFSALSAVATYDADANQAVVFAVNRSATDALTLEAAVGSLNAGKVIEAVTYANKDPYWQATADDSTSVLPSENVSVKLDGGNLTAELPAVSWTMIRLSLDSGNDS, from the coding sequence TTGGGAGCCCAGAACAACACCGCCAAGATCACCATCGACCCCGCGTTCGTCATCGGCCCCGTGAGGAGGAAGACCTTCGGGGCTTTCGTCGAGCACCTCGGCCGCTGTGTCTACACCGGCATTTTCGAGCCGGAGCATCCCAAGGCTGATGAGGACGGATTCCGTACAGACGTCCTGGAGCTGACCAAGGAACTCGGCGTCTCCACGGTCCGCTATCCCGGCGGCAACTTCGTTTCCGGCTACCGCTGGGAGGACGGGGTGGGCCCGAAGGAAAACCGTCCCACGCGTCTTGACCTCGCCTGGCACTCGAGCGACCCCAACCTGGTGGGCGTGGATGAGTTCGCCAAGTGGTCCGTGAATGCCGGGGTGGAGCCCATGATGGCCGTGAACCTCGGCACCCGTGGAACCCAGGAAGCACTGGACCTGCTGGAGTACTCCAACATCAAGGGCGGCACGGCGTTGTCCGAGCAGCGCAAGGCCAACGGTGCCGTGGAACCCCACAACATCACCATGTGGTGCCTCGGCAACGAGATGGACGGCTTCTGGCAGATCGGCCACAAGACGGCCACGGAGTACGGACGCCTGGCCGCGGAAACCGCCCGGGCGATGCGCATGGTCAACCCGGATCTGGAACTCGTTGCCTGTGGAAGTTCCGGGCCCAACATACCCACGTTCGGCGAATGGGAACGCGTGGTCCTCAACGAAACCTATGAGCTGGTGGACCTGATCTCGGCGCACCAGTACTTCGAGGACTTCGGCGACCTGCAGGAACACCTGTCCGCAGGCCACAGGATGGAAGCATTCATCAAGGACATTGTTTCCCACATCGATCATGTGAAGTCGGCTACCAAGTCCGGGAAGCAGGTCAACATCTCCTTTGATGAGTGGAATGTCTGGCACATGACACGCGACGAGTCCAAGACGCCAACGGGTGACGACTGGCCGGTTGCGCCGGTTCTGCTGGAGGACCGTTACACGGTGGCGGACGCAGTGGTGGTGGGCGATCTCCTGATCACGCTGCTGCGCCACACCGATCGCGTTCATTCAGCGAGCCTTGCCCAGCTGGTCAACGTCATCGCGCCGATCATGACCGAGCCCGGCGGCCGCGCGTGGAAGCAGACAACCTTCCACCCGTTCGCCCTCACGTCCCAGCATGCCTCGGGCGCAGTACTCAATCTCGCCGTCGAGTCACCGCAGTTGGACAGCGAAAAGACAGCCGGCTTCAGCGCCCTGTCGGCCGTGGCGACCTACGACGCCGATGCCAACCAGGCCGTCGTATTCGCCGTGAACCGTTCGGCGACGGACGCGCTGACCCTGGAGGCCGCCGTCGGAAGCTTGAACGCCGGCAAGGTTATCGAGGCCGTGACCTACGCGAACAAGGACCCGTACTGGCAGGCGACAGCCGACGATTCGACGTCGGTCCTGCCGTCCGAGAACGTCAGTGTGAAGCTCGACGGCGGCAACCTCACCGCGGAGCTTCCGGCCGTGAGCTGGACCATGATCAGGCTGTCCCTGGATTCGGGCAACGACAGCTAA
- a CDS encoding D-TA family PLP-dependent enzyme, translating to MNVIPAALRTPAVMIDVDILDRNIQRMADSMQGRGLNLRPHVKTHKTLEIARKQLAAGAVGITVATIGEAEVFSADGVKDIFIAYPLWVEAENAERLRALAAVSRLAVGVDSAEGATAMGHQLGPDAGSVEVLIEVDSGHHRSGVLPDEAVDVARAAAAAGLRVAGVFTFPGHSYKPGMPTGAAGNENEALGQAAAALGSAGFEARTISGGSTPTALLDGPTAATELRPGVYVFGDAQQLELERCTWDDIALTVAATVVSRHEARGGNVRRVVVDAGSKVLGGDRPDWATGYARLPEFPEARVTALSEHHATVVWPDSEELPALGTRLRVIPNHVCLTMNLVDEVSVVRNGAVVDTWAVAARGRNS from the coding sequence ATGAACGTAATTCCAGCCGCCCTCCGTACCCCCGCCGTCATGATCGACGTCGATATCCTTGACCGCAACATCCAGCGGATGGCTGACAGCATGCAGGGCCGTGGGCTGAATCTGCGCCCGCACGTCAAGACGCACAAGACCTTGGAGATTGCGCGCAAGCAGCTGGCCGCAGGGGCAGTCGGTATCACGGTTGCCACTATCGGCGAGGCTGAGGTTTTTTCGGCTGACGGCGTGAAGGACATCTTCATCGCGTACCCGCTGTGGGTCGAAGCTGAGAACGCTGAGCGGCTCCGGGCCCTGGCCGCGGTTTCCCGCCTGGCTGTCGGCGTGGATTCAGCGGAAGGCGCGACGGCGATGGGTCACCAATTGGGGCCGGACGCCGGTTCCGTGGAGGTTCTGATCGAGGTGGACAGCGGCCACCACCGCAGTGGTGTCCTTCCGGACGAGGCAGTGGACGTGGCCCGTGCTGCGGCCGCCGCAGGACTCAGGGTGGCCGGCGTCTTCACCTTCCCCGGCCACAGTTACAAACCCGGGATGCCAACGGGTGCGGCCGGCAACGAAAACGAGGCCCTGGGGCAGGCGGCTGCGGCCCTCGGTTCGGCTGGTTTCGAGGCACGGACCATCAGCGGTGGGTCCACTCCCACGGCACTCCTCGACGGGCCGACGGCTGCAACTGAGCTGCGCCCCGGCGTCTACGTCTTTGGCGACGCCCAGCAACTGGAGCTTGAACGGTGCACCTGGGACGACATCGCCCTTACGGTGGCCGCTACGGTGGTCAGCCGCCACGAAGCACGCGGCGGCAACGTCCGGCGCGTGGTGGTGGATGCCGGCAGCAAGGTCCTGGGCGGCGATCGTCCCGACTGGGCCACGGGTTACGCCCGGCTGCCTGAGTTCCCGGAGGCCCGGGTGACGGCGCTGTCGGAGCACCACGCCACGGTAGTCTGGCCGGATTCGGAGGAGCTTCCGGCCTTGGGCACCCGGCTCAGGGTGATCCCCAACCACGTCTGCCTCACCATGAACCTGGTGGATGAGGTTTCAGTGGTGCGCAATGGTGCCGTGGTGGACACGTGGGCCGTGGCGGCGCGGGGCAGGAACAGCTAA
- the pstA gene encoding phosphate ABC transporter permease PstA — protein MTATAVRKRSALTKGQLPKFAPYIVLAVALIVGAAILALIGFNAFGWGIVSAILFAVGLVSWSGVVEGSRKAKDKLATCLVVGAFLIALLPLISVIVTVLINGIPGLITPGFLGTSMNGVTGAFDNKAAEEGGKVLGGIYHALIGTIQITLLATVISVPVGLLTSIYLVEYGNDRPLARAITFFVDVMTGIPSIVAGLFAAAFFFAVVGPGTKTGAVAAVALSVLMIPVVVRSSEEMLKIVPNELREASYALGVRKWRTITKVVIPTAISGIASGVTLAIARVIGETAPILVTAGFATTINNNVFSGWMASLPTFIYTQILNPTSPSNPGPSDQRAWGAALVLIILVMLLNLGARLIARIFAPKTGR, from the coding sequence ATGACCGCCACCGCAGTCCGCAAGCGCTCCGCGCTCACCAAGGGCCAACTGCCGAAGTTCGCGCCCTACATCGTCCTGGCTGTCGCGCTCATCGTCGGCGCGGCCATCCTGGCATTGATCGGCTTCAACGCCTTCGGCTGGGGCATCGTTTCGGCGATCCTCTTCGCCGTCGGCCTGGTTTCCTGGAGCGGCGTTGTAGAGGGTTCCCGCAAAGCCAAGGACAAGCTGGCTACCTGCCTCGTTGTGGGTGCGTTCCTGATCGCTTTGCTGCCTTTGATCTCGGTGATCGTCACGGTGCTGATCAACGGCATCCCCGGACTCATCACCCCCGGATTCCTTGGCACCTCCATGAACGGCGTCACCGGCGCGTTCGACAACAAGGCAGCCGAAGAGGGCGGGAAGGTCCTCGGCGGCATCTACCACGCACTGATCGGCACCATCCAGATCACCCTCCTTGCAACCGTCATCTCGGTGCCCGTTGGCCTGCTCACCTCGATCTACCTGGTGGAATACGGCAACGACCGTCCGCTGGCCCGCGCCATCACCTTCTTCGTCGATGTCATGACCGGCATCCCGTCGATCGTGGCCGGCCTCTTCGCGGCAGCGTTCTTCTTCGCCGTCGTGGGCCCCGGCACCAAGACCGGTGCGGTGGCCGCCGTCGCGCTCTCCGTCCTGATGATCCCGGTGGTGGTCCGCTCCAGCGAGGAAATGCTGAAGATCGTCCCGAACGAGCTCCGCGAGGCCTCCTACGCGCTGGGCGTACGCAAATGGCGCACCATCACCAAAGTGGTTATTCCGACGGCGATCTCCGGTATCGCTTCCGGTGTCACCTTGGCGATCGCGCGCGTGATCGGTGAGACCGCGCCCATCCTGGTGACCGCCGGTTTCGCCACCACCATCAACAACAACGTGTTCAGCGGCTGGATGGCTTCGCTGCCCACGTTCATCTACACGCAGATCCTCAACCCGACGTCGCCGTCCAACCCTGGTCCGTCCGACCAGCGTGCCTGGGGCGCTGCACTGGTGCTGATCATCCTGGTGATGCTCCTGAACCTCGGAGCACGCCTCATCGCCCGCATCTTCGCTCCCAAGACGGGCCGTTAG
- the pstB gene encoding phosphate ABC transporter ATP-binding protein PstB: MSKRIDVKDLNVYYGNFLAVEDVNINIQAKSVTAFIGPSGCGKSTFLRTLNRMHEVLPGARVEGEVLLDGDNLYGPGVDPVTVRTQVGMVFQRPNPFPTMSIRDNVLAGVKLNNKKISKGAADALVEKSLVGANLWNEVKDRLDKPGSGLSGGQQQRLCIARAIAVEPQVILMDEPCSALDPISTLAVEDLINELKDQYTVVIVTHNMQQAARVSDKTAFFNIAGTGKPGKLIEFADTASIFNNPSQKATEDYVSGRFG, from the coding sequence ATGTCCAAGCGCATCGACGTCAAAGACCTGAATGTCTACTACGGCAATTTCCTGGCCGTCGAGGACGTCAACATCAACATCCAGGCCAAGTCCGTAACGGCATTCATTGGCCCGTCCGGCTGCGGCAAGTCCACCTTCCTCCGCACCCTTAACCGCATGCACGAGGTCCTCCCGGGCGCCCGCGTCGAAGGCGAAGTACTGCTCGACGGCGACAACCTGTACGGTCCCGGCGTGGACCCCGTAACCGTTCGCACGCAGGTGGGCATGGTCTTCCAGCGCCCCAACCCGTTCCCCACCATGTCCATCCGCGACAACGTGCTGGCCGGCGTTAAGCTGAACAACAAGAAGATCTCCAAGGGCGCAGCTGATGCCCTGGTGGAGAAGTCCCTCGTGGGCGCCAACCTGTGGAACGAGGTCAAGGACCGCCTGGACAAGCCGGGATCCGGCCTCTCCGGTGGCCAGCAGCAGCGGCTCTGCATCGCCCGCGCCATCGCCGTTGAACCCCAGGTGATCCTCATGGACGAGCCGTGCTCCGCTCTGGACCCCATCTCCACGCTGGCCGTCGAAGACCTCATCAACGAGCTCAAGGACCAGTACACCGTGGTGATCGTTACCCACAACATGCAGCAGGCTGCCCGCGTGTCCGACAAGACCGCGTTCTTCAACATCGCAGGCACCGGCAAGCCGGGCAAGCTCATCGAATTCGCTGACACCGCGTCCATTTTCAACAACCCGTCCCAGAAGGCCACGGAAGACTACGTCTCAGGCCGCTTCGGATAA
- a CDS encoding DUF3800 domain-containing protein, producing the protein MILASARGGKLYYMGALMVGAVEARALEKSLDAIVATVTQDVPGFDPATELHGYEVFHQKGAWEGVPVWLSVSVCKQAAEAIRESGAVFVFRGIDIEKLNGNYAAPLPAHRLALSHVLESVQRVLNLDHTNESVLVLADEHHAAPDSRTRFRGMRAAAQWGYTTIPLSDLIDTIYFGPSNHSRLLQAADMATFLTNRFLTITEGHPAAKKAMREIRSNLEKATRFSLVWPDQ; encoded by the coding sequence ATGATCCTTGCATCGGCGCGAGGCGGCAAGCTCTACTACATGGGTGCACTGATGGTGGGAGCAGTGGAAGCACGCGCGCTGGAAAAGAGTCTCGATGCAATTGTCGCAACGGTCACGCAGGACGTACCTGGGTTCGATCCCGCAACTGAGCTCCATGGCTATGAAGTTTTCCACCAAAAGGGAGCATGGGAAGGTGTGCCGGTCTGGCTGTCGGTCAGCGTCTGCAAGCAAGCCGCCGAGGCCATACGGGAGTCCGGGGCTGTCTTTGTCTTTCGAGGCATTGACATCGAGAAACTCAACGGCAACTATGCGGCTCCCCTTCCGGCTCATAGGCTCGCACTCTCTCACGTTCTCGAGTCCGTCCAGCGCGTCCTGAACCTTGATCACACAAACGAAAGCGTTCTGGTTCTCGCCGACGAGCACCACGCCGCGCCGGACAGCAGAACGCGATTTCGAGGGATGCGCGCCGCCGCGCAGTGGGGTTATACAACCATTCCCTTGAGCGACCTTATAGACACGATCTATTTCGGCCCGTCGAACCACAGCCGGCTGCTTCAAGCCGCAGACATGGCCACTTTCCTGACTAACCGCTTCCTCACAATTACGGAAGGCCATCCCGCAGCGAAAAAAGCGATGCGGGAAATCAGAAGCAATCTCGAGAAAGCTACCCGGTTCAGCCTTGTTTGGCCCGACCAGTAG
- a CDS encoding GAF and ANTAR domain-containing protein — protein sequence MENADIPGFLGDLVELTADELTTSANAVSCGMTVMRQKKPVAVADSDPLARRLDKIQNDLGDGPCLSALRTRTMTHVPDIRHESRWPDYMQAVEDTDIGAILALPLDLNSTSAAVVNLYSANPHSFGEEDVRAAQRVTTTGAKALQLALKMTQLQDARANLAAALDSRTTIDTAVGIVMAQNRCGRDAAFQVLADASSHRNIKLRAVAEAVVAHIAGDRHLPASFED from the coding sequence GTGGAAAACGCGGACATTCCCGGCTTTCTCGGCGACCTTGTGGAATTGACCGCGGACGAACTCACAACGTCGGCCAACGCGGTGTCCTGCGGAATGACGGTCATGCGGCAGAAAAAGCCGGTTGCCGTAGCGGACAGTGACCCGCTGGCCCGCCGCCTGGACAAGATTCAAAATGACCTGGGCGACGGCCCCTGCCTCAGCGCCCTCCGGACACGGACCATGACCCATGTCCCCGACATACGGCATGAAAGCCGTTGGCCGGACTACATGCAAGCCGTGGAGGACACGGATATTGGTGCCATCCTGGCGCTGCCCCTGGACTTGAACAGCACCTCTGCCGCCGTCGTCAATCTGTACTCGGCAAATCCACACAGCTTCGGCGAGGAGGACGTTCGTGCAGCCCAGCGGGTGACCACCACTGGAGCGAAGGCACTGCAGCTGGCCCTGAAGATGACCCAGCTGCAGGACGCACGCGCGAACTTGGCAGCGGCACTGGATTCCCGCACCACCATCGACACCGCCGTGGGCATCGTCATGGCGCAAAACAGATGTGGCCGCGATGCTGCCTTCCAGGTCCTGGCGGATGCTTCCAGTCATCGCAACATCAAGCTGCGCGCGGTGGCGGAGGCCGTCGTCGCCCATATCGCGGGAGACCGGCATCTTCCTGCATCCTTTGAAGACTAA